In Labeo rohita strain BAU-BD-2019 chromosome 16, IGBB_LRoh.1.0, whole genome shotgun sequence, one DNA window encodes the following:
- the LOC127177984 gene encoding steroid 21-hydroxylase isoform X1: MCISAVSVGLLLFILWMLAVQLCGQTNRQRDGDAKASSQPEAAVPKLLHSLSKRFLGPISSPLPGPPSLPFLGNMLDLAQEHLPIHLTSLAQRYGNIYRLNFGNTTMVVLNSSEIIREALIKKWSDFAGRPYSYTGDIVSGGGRTISLGDFSEEWKAQRRVAHRALQRCTMDSLHSVIEKQAHHLCQVLRDYNEKAVDLSEDFTVAASNVITTLTLGKSYDKRADQLQKLHDCLNKTVSLWGSPWISALDSFPLLRILPNPPFSRLLKEVGRRDKLIGKHIEEFKKSDHNKDGTVTSSLLQSLEPAQGGANQTLTDTHVHMTTVDLLIGGTETTASLLNWTVAFLLHRPEVQNEVYKELCGVLDVRYPKYSDRDRLPYLCALINEMLRLRPVAPLAVPHRAIRNSSLLFSIAGHFIPKNTLIIPNLYGAHHDPEVWEDPYSFKPERFLEGGGGSVRALIPFGGGARLCLGEAVAKMEMFLFTAYLLRDFQFLPASKEEPLPDLRGVASVVLKVKPYTVIAHPREQ, encoded by the exons ATGTGTATCTCAGCGGTGAGTGTGGGGCTGTTACTTTTCATTTTGTGGATGCTTGCGGTCCAGCTCTGTGGACAGACTAACCGGCAAAGAGATGGAGATGCCAAAGCAAGCAGCCAACCAGAAG CGGCTGTTCCCAAACTCCTGCATTCCCTCTCTAAGCGCTTCCTCGGCCCCATTTCTTCCCCTCTTCCTGGTCCTCCCTCTCTTCCTTTCCTGGGCAACATGCTGGATCTTGCCCAAGAACATCTGCCCATCCACCTGACTTCACTAGCACAGCGCTATGGAAATATCTATCGGCTCAACTTTGGCAACACAa cTATGGTGGTATTAAATAGTAGTGAGATCATCCGCGAGGCTCTGATTAAAAAATGGTCTGACTTTGCCGGGAGGCCTTATTCGTATACTG GTGATATAGTGTCAGGTGGAGGACGAACCATTTCTCTGGGTGATTTCAGTGAGGAATGGAAGGCTCAAAGACGCGTGGCCCATAGAGCTCTGCAACGCTGCACAATGGATTCCCTGCACTCTGTCATAGAAAAGCAAGCACACCATCTCTGCCAG GTATTACGGGACTACAATGAAAAAGCAGTGGATTTATCTGAAGATTTTACTGTGGCCGCGAGTAATGTCATCACAACACTAACCCTTGGCAAAAgt TATGATAAGAGAGCAGATCAGCTGCAGAAACTGCATGATTGTCTGAATAAGACTGTGTCTCTCTGGGGTTCACCCTGGATCTCAGCACTGGACTCATTCCCTCTGCTTAGG ATATTACCCAACCCTCCATTCTCTCGCCTCCTGAAGGAGGTTGGCAGACGCGATAAGCTGATAGGGAAACACATTGAGGAGTTCAAG AAAAGTGATCATAATAAAGATGGCACAGTGACTTCCTCACTTCTGCAGTCCTTGGAACCAGCACAAGGGGGAGCCAATCAA ACCCTGACAGACACTCATGTGCACATGACCACAGTGGATCTGCTCATTGGAGGGACAGAAACTACTGCTTCCTTGCTCAACTGGACAGTGGCCTTCCTTTTACACAGACCtgag GTTCAGAATGAAGTGTACAAGGAGCTATGTGGTGTGCTGGATGTTCGGTACCCCAAGTACAGTGACCGAGACAGACTGCCGTATCTGTGTGCTCTGATCAATGAGATGTTAAGACTTCGACCTGTAGCTCCCCTCGCTGTGCCTCACAGAGCCATACGAAACAGCAG TCTTCTGTTTAGTATTGCAGGCCATTTCATTCCCAAGAATACACTAATCATTCctaatctgtatggtgcccacCATGATCCAGAGGTCTGGGAAGATCCATACAGCTTTAAACCAG AACGCTTTTTGGAAGGTGGTGGCGGGTCTGTTCGTGCCCTGATTCCTTTTGGAGGAGGAGCCAGATTGTGTCTGGGAGAGGCAGTAGCCAAAATGGAGATGTTTCTCTTCACGGCCTATCTTCTGCGAGACTTTCAGTTTCTGCCTGCCAGTAAAGAGGAGCCTCTGCCTGACTTGCGAGGCGTCGCCAGTGTGGTTCTTAAAGTCAAACCATACACAGTTATAGCACACCCAAGAGAACAGTAA
- the LOC127177984 gene encoding steroid 21-hydroxylase isoform X3, which yields MCISAVSVGLLLFILWMLAVQLCGQTNRQRDGDAKASSQPEAAVPKLLHSLSKRFLGPISSPLPGPPSLPFLGNMLDLAQEHLPIHLTSLAQRYGNIYRLNFGNTTMVVLNSSEIIREALIKKWSDFAGRPYSYTGDIVSGGGRTISLGDFSEEWKAQRRVAHRALQRCTMDSLHSVIEKQAHHLCQVLRDYNEKAVDLSEDFTVAASNVITTLTLGKSYDKRADQLQKLHDCLNKTVSLWGSPWISALDSFPLLRILPNPPFSRLLKEVGRRDKLIGKHIEEFKKSDHNKDGTVTSSLLQSLEPAQGGANQTLTDTHVHMTTVDLLIGGTETTASLLNWTVAFLLHRPEVQNEVYKELCGVLDVRYPKYSDRDRLPYLCALINEMLRLRPVAPLAVPHRAIRNSSLLFSIAGHFIPKNTLIIPNLYGAHHDPEVWEDPYSFKPVELIYCRTLFGRWWRVCSCPDSFWRRSQIVSGRGSSQNGDVSLHGLSSARLSVSACQ from the exons ATGTGTATCTCAGCGGTGAGTGTGGGGCTGTTACTTTTCATTTTGTGGATGCTTGCGGTCCAGCTCTGTGGACAGACTAACCGGCAAAGAGATGGAGATGCCAAAGCAAGCAGCCAACCAGAAG CGGCTGTTCCCAAACTCCTGCATTCCCTCTCTAAGCGCTTCCTCGGCCCCATTTCTTCCCCTCTTCCTGGTCCTCCCTCTCTTCCTTTCCTGGGCAACATGCTGGATCTTGCCCAAGAACATCTGCCCATCCACCTGACTTCACTAGCACAGCGCTATGGAAATATCTATCGGCTCAACTTTGGCAACACAa cTATGGTGGTATTAAATAGTAGTGAGATCATCCGCGAGGCTCTGATTAAAAAATGGTCTGACTTTGCCGGGAGGCCTTATTCGTATACTG GTGATATAGTGTCAGGTGGAGGACGAACCATTTCTCTGGGTGATTTCAGTGAGGAATGGAAGGCTCAAAGACGCGTGGCCCATAGAGCTCTGCAACGCTGCACAATGGATTCCCTGCACTCTGTCATAGAAAAGCAAGCACACCATCTCTGCCAG GTATTACGGGACTACAATGAAAAAGCAGTGGATTTATCTGAAGATTTTACTGTGGCCGCGAGTAATGTCATCACAACACTAACCCTTGGCAAAAgt TATGATAAGAGAGCAGATCAGCTGCAGAAACTGCATGATTGTCTGAATAAGACTGTGTCTCTCTGGGGTTCACCCTGGATCTCAGCACTGGACTCATTCCCTCTGCTTAGG ATATTACCCAACCCTCCATTCTCTCGCCTCCTGAAGGAGGTTGGCAGACGCGATAAGCTGATAGGGAAACACATTGAGGAGTTCAAG AAAAGTGATCATAATAAAGATGGCACAGTGACTTCCTCACTTCTGCAGTCCTTGGAACCAGCACAAGGGGGAGCCAATCAA ACCCTGACAGACACTCATGTGCACATGACCACAGTGGATCTGCTCATTGGAGGGACAGAAACTACTGCTTCCTTGCTCAACTGGACAGTGGCCTTCCTTTTACACAGACCtgag GTTCAGAATGAAGTGTACAAGGAGCTATGTGGTGTGCTGGATGTTCGGTACCCCAAGTACAGTGACCGAGACAGACTGCCGTATCTGTGTGCTCTGATCAATGAGATGTTAAGACTTCGACCTGTAGCTCCCCTCGCTGTGCCTCACAGAGCCATACGAAACAGCAG TCTTCTGTTTAGTATTGCAGGCCATTTCATTCCCAAGAATACACTAATCATTCctaatctgtatggtgcccacCATGATCCAGAGGTCTGGGAAGATCCATACAGCTTTAAACCAG TTGAACTGATTTATTGCAGAACGCTTTTTGGAAGGTGGTGGCGGGTCTGTTCGTGCCCTGATTCCTTTTGGAGGAGGAGCCAGATTGTGTCTGGGAGAGGCAGTAGCCAAAATGGAGATGTTTCTCTTCACGGCCTATCTTCTGCGAGACTTTCAGTTTCTGCCTGCCAGTAA
- the LOC127177984 gene encoding steroid 21-hydroxylase isoform X2, whose translation MCISAVSVGLLLFILWMLAVQLCGQTNRQRDGDAKASSQPEAAVPKLLHSLSKRFLGPISSPLPGPPSLPFLGNMLDLAQEHLPIHLTSLAQRYGNIYRLNFGNTTMVVLNSSEIIREALIKKWSDFAGRPYSYTGDIVSGGGRTISLGDFSEEWKAQRRVAHRALQRCTMDSLHSVIEKQAHHLCQVLRDYNEKAVDLSEDFTVAASNVITTLTLGKSYDKRADQLQKLHDCLNKTVSLWGSPWISALDSFPLLRILPNPPFSRLLKEVGRRDKLIGKHIEEFKKSDHNKDGTVTSSLLQSLEPAQGGANQTLTDTHVHMTTVDLLIGGTETTASLLNWTVAFLLHRPEVQNEVYKELCGVLDVRYPKYSDRDRLPYLCALINEMLRLRPVAPLAVPHRAIRNSSIAGHFIPKNTLIIPNLYGAHHDPEVWEDPYSFKPERFLEGGGGSVRALIPFGGGARLCLGEAVAKMEMFLFTAYLLRDFQFLPASKEEPLPDLRGVASVVLKVKPYTVIAHPREQ comes from the exons ATGTGTATCTCAGCGGTGAGTGTGGGGCTGTTACTTTTCATTTTGTGGATGCTTGCGGTCCAGCTCTGTGGACAGACTAACCGGCAAAGAGATGGAGATGCCAAAGCAAGCAGCCAACCAGAAG CGGCTGTTCCCAAACTCCTGCATTCCCTCTCTAAGCGCTTCCTCGGCCCCATTTCTTCCCCTCTTCCTGGTCCTCCCTCTCTTCCTTTCCTGGGCAACATGCTGGATCTTGCCCAAGAACATCTGCCCATCCACCTGACTTCACTAGCACAGCGCTATGGAAATATCTATCGGCTCAACTTTGGCAACACAa cTATGGTGGTATTAAATAGTAGTGAGATCATCCGCGAGGCTCTGATTAAAAAATGGTCTGACTTTGCCGGGAGGCCTTATTCGTATACTG GTGATATAGTGTCAGGTGGAGGACGAACCATTTCTCTGGGTGATTTCAGTGAGGAATGGAAGGCTCAAAGACGCGTGGCCCATAGAGCTCTGCAACGCTGCACAATGGATTCCCTGCACTCTGTCATAGAAAAGCAAGCACACCATCTCTGCCAG GTATTACGGGACTACAATGAAAAAGCAGTGGATTTATCTGAAGATTTTACTGTGGCCGCGAGTAATGTCATCACAACACTAACCCTTGGCAAAAgt TATGATAAGAGAGCAGATCAGCTGCAGAAACTGCATGATTGTCTGAATAAGACTGTGTCTCTCTGGGGTTCACCCTGGATCTCAGCACTGGACTCATTCCCTCTGCTTAGG ATATTACCCAACCCTCCATTCTCTCGCCTCCTGAAGGAGGTTGGCAGACGCGATAAGCTGATAGGGAAACACATTGAGGAGTTCAAG AAAAGTGATCATAATAAAGATGGCACAGTGACTTCCTCACTTCTGCAGTCCTTGGAACCAGCACAAGGGGGAGCCAATCAA ACCCTGACAGACACTCATGTGCACATGACCACAGTGGATCTGCTCATTGGAGGGACAGAAACTACTGCTTCCTTGCTCAACTGGACAGTGGCCTTCCTTTTACACAGACCtgag GTTCAGAATGAAGTGTACAAGGAGCTATGTGGTGTGCTGGATGTTCGGTACCCCAAGTACAGTGACCGAGACAGACTGCCGTATCTGTGTGCTCTGATCAATGAGATGTTAAGACTTCGACCTGTAGCTCCCCTCGCTGTGCCTCACAGAGCCATACGAAACAGCAG TATTGCAGGCCATTTCATTCCCAAGAATACACTAATCATTCctaatctgtatggtgcccacCATGATCCAGAGGTCTGGGAAGATCCATACAGCTTTAAACCAG AACGCTTTTTGGAAGGTGGTGGCGGGTCTGTTCGTGCCCTGATTCCTTTTGGAGGAGGAGCCAGATTGTGTCTGGGAGAGGCAGTAGCCAAAATGGAGATGTTTCTCTTCACGGCCTATCTTCTGCGAGACTTTCAGTTTCTGCCTGCCAGTAAAGAGGAGCCTCTGCCTGACTTGCGAGGCGTCGCCAGTGTGGTTCTTAAAGTCAAACCATACACAGTTATAGCACACCCAAGAGAACAGTAA